Part of the Nitrospirota bacterium genome, TCCCGTAGACATCACGGTGCACTTCGAGAAAGATCCGCCCATCGGCCGAGCGGGCCAGCTTCACCGGGTCATAGATTACCTCACCGCGGGCAGTTATCTCAACCTCCGGGAAAAATTTTTCCATATGTTCGGGCAGCATTCTTATGCAGCCGTGGCTCATGAACTGGTAGACCGACGAGGGCCAGATCGTCTCGTGGATGACGATACCCGGGATCGATGTCTTGATCTTGTAGCGGCCCAGGGGGTTGTCGGGTCCCGGCGGCACCACCGTCTTCACCTCTTTCCCCTCCATATCCATCTTCAGCTGCATGGATTCGGGGACGTACCAGGTGGGGTTCTTTTCCTTGCAGATTACTTTGAACGGCCCCACCGGCGTCCTCCACCTCGTCATGCCGTTCCAGAAAGGCATGCCGAGTCCTACCGGGAATACCCCGGCAAGGGCGCCGTCCTTGAAGAAGTAGAGCATCTTTTCGGGGATGTTGATGATGATGCCGTTCTCGATCGTTCTGGGTACGATCCTCCTGATCGATGTCTTCAGCACTACTCCCGGTTTGAGAGGCTTGCGGGGATCGATGCTGTTTTCCCTCGCGAGCCGCTTCCAATCGACCCCGAGCCTGGCACCGATGCGCATGAGGGTGTCTCCTTTGACGACCGTATAGGTGACCGTCTGCTCGATGATGGCGGCGGGAGGCTGCTCGGCAGCTGCGGGCGCAGTGAGTCCGAGGAGAACGATGAGGAGCGGAAGGGAAAGGTATTTCATCGGCGGGAGCTCCTCCTATTAAGGGGCAAAAGTCACTAACCTTATCATACCACAGGGGAGGAGATGGTGATGCAGGCGATGCGCTTCCGTTTTTTGGCTCGAAGCATGAATGATTCTGTGCTACAATTACAGATGAAAAACCGTATCAGGAGGAGAAATGGCTCAGACCTGTGGGACTGCGGCTGACTGCTGGAAGAAGATCCTCTCCGACGCATCGCAGCATGGAGGCTTGCTGCCGGTCATCGAGCGGTTCGCACGAGAAAACACCTCACCGGCGCCGGTCGTCTTCGGCACCTCGGGATGGCGGGGAGAGATCGGGACCGACTACACCTTCACGAATGTGCGTATCGTCACTGCGGCGATCATCGAGATGCTCAAGAGCGGCGATGCCGCGGTGATGCAGGCGATGGGCGTTGCGGATTTCGACGAGATTAAGCGGCGGGGCATTATCGTCGGGCATGACAACCGGTTCCTCGGCCGGGAGTTCGCGATGGAGGTGCTCGGCCTGCTGCAGGGAGAGGGTATCAGGACCTGGTATGCCGGAGAGGCGACGACGCCCGAGTTTTCCGCAGGCATCGAGATGCTCAACGCCGCCTGCTCGGTCAATCTCACCCCCTCGCACAACCCTGCCAACTATGCGGGCTTCAAGTTCAATCCCTCGGACGGCGGTCCCGCCGGTACGGAGCTCACCGCCAGAATAGAAGAGAACGCCAACCGGATGATGCGCGACGGCGCCGTGCCGGAGCAGGTGCGGGTCGATAGCGCGTCGGTCGAGCGCATCGACCTGACGGAGCGCTATATCGCGTACCTCACCGAGCGGAAGACGCTCGACCTCGAGAAGATCAGGGCCTTCATCAACAGCGCCGACTGTTCTCTCTATGTCGACAATGTGCATGGGGCCACACGGGGGCGCATGGAGCGGATCCTCGGCATGAGCACGAGCATGCAGTACCTGAGGACCGAAGACGATGTCCTCTTCGGCGGCGTCGCTCCCGAACCCTCCGAAAAGAATATGGAGACCGTGGACCGGCTCCTCCGGAGGAGCGAGACGCGGCTGAACCTGGGGGTGATCATGGACCCTGACGGCGACCGCATCCGCTACAGCGACGGCGTCATGCAGATACCGATGAACTACTTCGGCGCCATGGCCCTGCATTTTCTCCATGTGCACAAGGGCATCACGGGCGTGGTGGCGAAATCGGTGGGCACCAGCAACTTCGTCAACGCCATAGCGGAGCGCCTGGGCATCCCGGTGCGGGAGACCAGGGTCGGCTTCAAGAACTTCAGGCCCTACCTGCTGCGCAGCGCGCCGGAACGGGCGATCGTCGCCTTCGAGGAGTCGGACGGCATCTCCGCGTATAACCATACGCTCGAAAAGGATGCGCTCTTCGGCCTGCTGCTCGCCGTCGAGATGATGGCGGTCACCCGCAAGAACCTGAGCGTCTATCTGAAGGAGCTGATGGACGAGTTCGGGCACTTTTATCCCGACCGTTCCGGCATAACCGTCGACCGCTCGCTGGTAGGGGGGCCGCTGCTCAGGAAGCTTTCGGTCATTCAGGAGCGCTACCGGAAGGGGACCGCTGCCGTTATCGGCGGGAAGACCAGGACCGTCAAGGACGTCATAACCGTTGACGGCACCAAGGTCGTCTTCGACGACGGCTCGTGGCTGATGATCCGGCCCTCGGGCACCGAGCCCAAGGTGCGCTTTTATATCGAGGCCCGGACCGAGGAGGGGAAGGCAGCGGTCTTCGATGCGGCAAGAACGATGACGCAAGAAGCGCTGGGTATGTAATATAATAGTGCCCGGGGGGCACTCTTTCCGGGAGAGGAGGCGCTGCGCAGCTCCAGAATGCGCTGCCCCCGATGCTGAGCGGTTACATTAAGCGACTGATCGTCAAGAACAGGGCCTTTATCCTCGAAGAGGTCCTCGAAGCAAGAGGTCTGATGCAGCTGCTCATGAAGCCCCGGAACACGGGGCTCCCCTGGACGCTCGACGAAAAGCTCAGGATCAAGATGCATCTCTTCAAGCTGTCCCGGGTGGTTCCGGCGCTGATCGTCTTCCTCCTGCCCTTCGGGTCGCTCCTGTTGCCCTTCCTCGCAGAGGTGCTCGACAGAAGAAAGAGCAGAAGAGAGTAGCGTTACATCTCCCGTCTTCCCTCGAGCGCTTTGGCGAGGGTGACTTCATCGGCGAACTCTATATCGCTTCCGATCGGCAGGCCGTACGCGATCCTGGTCACCTTGACGCCGAACGGCCTTACCGCTTCGGTAAGATACCGCGCCGTCATCTCTCCCTTGGTGTTGGGGTTCGTGGCGAGAATGATCTCTTCGATGCCTTCCGACGGGATACGTTTCAACAATTCATCTATTTTCAGCCGGTCCGGGGTGATGCCGTCGAGCGGGGAGAGGGCGCCCAGCAACACATGGTAGGTCCCGTTGAAGCTCCGCGTCCTCTCGACCGCGAGCACGTTGCTGGGCTCCTCGACGACGCAGACGCGCTTCCTGTCGCGCGCTGCATCCCTGCATACGCTGCAGGGGTCGGTGTCGGTGATCGTGAAGCAGACCGAGCAGAACATCGCCTTGTCCTTCACTTCCGCAATAGCCCGGGCGATGCCCTTCGCCTCTTCCTGCGACATGGTGAGGATGAAGAAGGCGAGGCGCTGCGCGCTCTTCCGGCCGATGCCGGGAAGCTTCGAGAGCTGTGTTACCAGATTTTCGATAATTCCCTGTGTCATGATTCGTGATCGGCGATCCGTAATGCGCGATGAGAGAACAGTGCTGCGCTCTCCTTTACTCGTTACTCATTACGCGTTACGGATTACGGCTGTCATTTTCCGAAGAGGTTGCCGAGGCCGCCCATTCCCGGCAGCTGCAGCCCCATGGTGAGCTTCGACATCTCTTCGTTCACCATCTGCTGCGCCCTGCGGAGCGCCTCGTTCGCTGCTGCGAGAATGAGGTCCTGGAGCATATCGATGTCGTCGGGATTGACCACATCCTTCTCGATCCGTATCGAGACGAGCTCGCCGCCGCCGTTCGCCACGACCGTGACCATGCCGCCGCCTGCGGTCGCCTCGACCGTCCTGGTCTTCGCCTCTTCCTGCATCTTCTGCATCTCGGTCTGAAGCTTCTGTGCCTCGCGCATTATATCGCCGAGCATCTTTTTAGACATGTTCTCCTCCTTTATTGGGTAACGGCACTACATCGACAATTCTTCCCTCGAAGAGCTCGAGGGCCTCTTTGACGATCGGGTTCTGCAACGCTTTCTCCTTGAGGTCCTTCTTGCTCACGCCCGTTCCCTTTGCCGTCTCGATCGTAATGGTAACCGGCCTGCCCGTGCCCGCTTCGATCATGCTCTTTATCAGCTGCATGTTCTCGGCGACCGCTTCGGTATGGACCTTTGCCAGGCCGCCCGTATAGGTGAGCGTAATCCCGTCGCCGTTGAAGGCGGCGCTGCCGTCGCGCAGCTTGTTTGCGAGAGGGTGGTTCGTCTCGTCGATCATCTCGACAGCCCGGTTCCAGGCTTCAGGCAGCGCAAGCGGTTTCACTGCAGGACGCTGCTCGGGGGCCGCTGCCGGTGTCGTTGTCTCTTCAGCCTTCTTTTCACTCCGGACCGGGCCACGGGATTCTGCAGGCTGCTCCTTCTGCGCAGCAGGACGGGGGCGTGAAACAGTTTGATCGGCGCCGGGCTGAGCCCCGGAAATGCCCGGACCACTGCCCTGGACCATGCTGAGCGCCTCATCGATAGCGGTAAAGCGGCTCAGGAAGCTCAATTTAATGAGCGTCATCTCAAGCGCGACCCGGGGGTAGAAGGCGCCCCTGATGCCCTGCTCCGCCTTGATCAGCTCGGAGAGCAGCAGGGCGATGTGCTCTTCGGTGGTCGCGCCCGTGAGGGTATCGATCGCAGCGTTCTCTTCCTCGCTCAGCTCGAGCACGTCCTCCGTGGCGCCGACCACCTTCGCGATGAGGAGGTTTCTGACGAACTGCAGGAGATCCCGGGTAAACGCCTTGAGGTCGGTTCCCGTAGCAGCGAGGGCGGCGATCGTGGTAATGATCGTCTTGCGGTCGCCGCCGACAACGGATGCGGTGAGCTGCGCAAGGGTCTCCACATCGGTAATACCGAGCAGGTCTTTCACCTCTTCGGCAGAGATGTCGTCGGAGAAAGAGACGATCTGATCGAGTATGGTCAGCGAGTCGCGCATGCTGCCGTCTGCAGCGCGGGCGACCATATCGAGGGCCGCGCTGCTGACGCGTATCCCCTCCTGGCCGGCGATGAATTTGAGCCGTTCCTTTATCTTCTGTCCCGATATCCTCCTGAACGGCAGATGCTGGCAGCGCGACAGGACGGTGGGCGGGATCTTCTTCGCCTCGGTCGTTGCGAGGACGAAGACGACATGGGGCGGCGGCTCTTCGAGGGTCTTCAAGAGCGCGTTGAATGCCGAGGTCGAGAGCATATGCGCCTCGTCGATGATATAGACCTTGTATCTCCCTTCCGAAGGCGCATAGCGCACGCGCTCCCTCAAATCGCGGATATTGTCGACGCCGGTATTCGAGGCGCCGTCGATCTCGGAGACATCGATGGACGAGCCTTCGGCTATGGAGAGGCAGGAGGCGCAGGCGCCGCACGGTTCGGGAGTGGGGCCGTGCTCGCAGTTGAGGGCCTTCGAGAGGATGCGCGCCGTGGAGGTCTTGCCGACGCCGCGGGGGCCCGAGAAGATATAGGCGTGGGCTACTTTATTGGCGCCGATGGCGTTCTTCAGTATGCGGGCGACGTGTTCCTGCCCGACCATGTCGTCGAAAGTCCGGGGTCTCCACTTACGCGCTAGAACCAGATAAGCCATACATCCTCTCTACACCGCTCCTCAGCGTTAACCGCACCCTGTTTTTCTACACCCGGCGACCGGCGTTCTCTTGCTCTGGCGCTCTGGCGAGCAGCGCTTAGTGCGTCTGCAGCGCCACTCGTTTGCCCTGTAACACCCCGCGCTCGCTGCAGTGGGGGTTATGGGGCCGGCTTGCTGCGGCACCCAGACAGAATGCTTACCGTTGCTTCCTTCCGGACCTGGCGGGATTCACACATGCCTGCTGCGCAGGGCCAGCCCCCGGCTGTAGAAAAACACTGTTACGGTTGTTCTGGCGGAGAGGCAGGGATTCGAACCCTGGGTGAGTTTGACCCCACACACGATTTCCAGTCGTGCACCTTCGGCCTCTCGGTCACCTCTCCAAAATGCCCACAATTATTTAGGTTACTGTATAGCGCCCCTTAAAATCAACCATTAGGGAGCGCAATAACCAAGGAGATTGAACGATATCCGGGGTGCGATACGTCTCGCAGAATAACCGCGCTCGAAACGGTTCGGAGAGGGCGGCTTCCTCTCGTCCACAACAGTGCAAGACGGGTGACGGCTCCCTGCACGATAAAGTCCTCTCCGTAATCCAGACGTCCGATTAGGAGTATAATACCATTATGGCACAGACGATAATCTCCGGGGAAGAAAAGGCGTGGGAGCTTCTGCTCGGTAAGGACCCTGCCGAGGTGTGCCGCAATGCGCTGGCCGGTTACGACGGCGAGACCGGGCTCTATACGCTCCGGTCGCTCGGTATGGAGTTTACCCTCGACCCGAAGCAGAAGAGCATAACCAGCGCCGCCCCTGAAAGCAGCCTGCTTCTGACCAGGCTGGCCTACTTCTTCAAGCTCTCGGTTCCCTGGTACCTGGTGAGCGCAAAGGACATCGCCCTTACCGGGCGGCTCGTGAAGCCGACGAACCTCGCCGGCGGACAGCTCTTCTTCCAGGGGTCTCACGTGCTGCCCCTCGAGAAGGTGGCGGAAAAGTATGCCGCCGACCGTGAGGGCTTTCTCGAGAGAGGGGCCCGCTTCGGCGGCGAGCGGGCCGGCTATGGCGATGCGGCCTTCAGGTTCTCTCCCCTGCCGCGTGTTCCCGCCTTCCTGATCCTCTGGCTTGCCGATGAGGAGTTCCCCGCACGGGTGGACCTGCTCTTCGACTCGAGCTGCGAGCTCCAGCTCCCGCTGGATATCATCTGGTCGATCGCCATGATGAGCCTGCTGGTGATGCTCTAACCCTTTATCTTCGGCATAGCAGGACGGGGTTACGATGCCTTCTGTTCCGATTGGAGCGAACGGAGCAGCACCCGCGCCACCGCGAAGAGTCTCGTGTAGCGCCTGTCCTTGAAATCGTTATAGGTATTCGGCAGGGGGAGATAGCAGCGCTTGCTCTTGTTGTAGGCGAGCGTCACCTCGGCGAAAACGCCCTTTCCTATATAGATCCGATGAGCGTAATCCTTCGTAGAGGCGAGCACCAGCTTTGCGACGGTGAGATAGCCGGGATCGAGATTGACGGTGCGCTTGCCATTCAGGGAGATCGTGTTCTCGATTGCGCAGGTCTTCAGTTTGGCGGAGGAGAGCTCGCCCTGGTCGATGAGGTCTTTGAAGAAGAGAAATCTGCGGCAGATCGGCGAGCCGAGCTCTTCTTCGTAGTGGCTCGAGAAGTCCCACGGGATCAGCGGACTCTCCATGATGACCTCGCCGAAGGTCTTCTCGAGGAGCGGCACAGCCTCCAGGTACGCCTCCTCGTCTGCAAAGAGGGCTCCGATCACCAGCAGGGCGTGTTCGGGGGGCGTCGGCTTCCTTCTCCTCATTATCTATTCGTTGGCGAGTTTTGCCAGGACCGCCCGCACCTCCGGGGTATTCCACTCCATGGGGCCTATGACCTTCTCCTGAATGATGCCCCTCTTGTCGATAAGAAAGGTCTCGGGTACCCCGGTGAGGCCGTAAGCGCGTCCCACATTGTTCGTATCGATGAGCACCGGGAAGGTGAAGCCGTTCGCCTTCAGATACTCCTTTGCATTGGCAGGGGTGTCCTTGTAGAGCACGGTGAGGAACACGAACCGGTCATTTTCCTTTTCCGCGTTCATCAGCGCCTGGAGCGAGGGGTTCTCCTGCTTGCAGGTGTCGCACCAGGTGGCCCAGAAGTTGAGCAGCACGACCTTGCCCTTGAGGTCGGCAAGCCTCCAGGTTTTCCCTTCGAGATCGGCCAGCTCGAAGGGGGGCGCTTCCAGCCCTTTTGCGGCGGTCACCGGCTGCCGGGGCTCCTCCTTTGTCACCAGGAGCAGGACGCCGGCGATTCCTGTCACGAGAATAGCGAGTAAGATGATTCCTTTTCTCATGGGGATACCTCGATCGTTCAAGAATTGAGCCTTCATTATACCATAGGGCAGGGAGGATAAAAAAAATCAGCCTGCCGTTGCCGGCAGGCTGATGGGCTGGGTAATGGTAGTGCAGGCGCCGTCAGTTGACGGTGACCAGCATGGTATCTTCGACTCCCTTGAACTGGAGCTTGTTGTCTTCGAGAACTACCCGGACTACATGGGTATCCTTGAACCTGCCCTTGATCAGTTCCTCAGAGAGCGGGTCCTCGATCTCCCGGTAGATGGCCCTCCGCATCGGACGCGCGCCGTACGCGGGCTGGTAGTACTTCTCGAGCAGCCACTCTTTCGCCTCGGGCGTCACCTCGACGGTGAGCGCATGCTCGGAGAGCTTCTTGTTCGTCTCGATGAGCAGCAGGTCGACCACCGAGAGGAGATGCTCCTTCTCGAGCGGATGGAAGACCACCGTCTCATCGACCCTGTTCAGGAACTCGGGGTTGAAGGTCTTCTTCAGCTCCGAGAGCACGTTGTCCTTGATCTTGCCGTAGACATCCTCGGACTGCGAGGCGGACCGGAAGAAGCCGAGCGGCGTCGCCTTCTCGATGATCCGCGCGCCCAGGTTCGAGGTCATGATGATGATCGTGTTCCTGAAATCGACCTTCCTGCCGTAGCTGTCGGTGAGCACGCCCTCGTCGAGGATCTGGAGGAGCATGTTGAAGACATCCTGGTGCGCCTTCTCGATCTCGTCGAAGAGGATGACCGAGTAGGGGCGCTTGCGCACTTTCTCGGTCAGCTGGCCGCCCTCCTCATAGCCTACATAGCCGGGAGGCGCGCCGGTCAGCCGCGATACGTTGAACCGCTCCATGTACTCCGACATGTCGACCTTCACCAGGGCGTTCTCGTCGTTGAACATGAACCCGGCAAGCGCCTTCGCCAGCTCGGTCTTCCCGACGCCGGTAGGGCCGAGGAAGAAGAACGACCCGATCGGCCGGTTCTTGGCCTTCAGACCCGACCTCGATCTCCTGATAGCGCGGGCAACGGCCCTGATGCCCTCGTCCTGCCCGATGATCCTCTGGTGCAGGAGGGTCTCCATCTGGAGCAGCTTCTCGGACTCGGTCTCCTCGAGCTTGTAGAGCGGGATGCCCGTCATCTTCGAGACCGTGTAGGTGACATCCTCCTCGGAGACGACCGGCACCTCCTTGGTCAGGGTATCCTTCCACTTCTTGTACTGCAGTTCGTACGTTTTCCTCAGCTTGTCTTCCTGCGCCCTGATCGTCTGCGCCTTCTCGATGTCATGGAGCCGCACATACAGGCTCTTCTCTTTCGAGAGCTGGATCAGCTCGGTCTCCATGTCCCGCAGCTCCTGGGGCATGGTCGACCTCTTCAGCTTCAGCCGCGACCCGGTCTCGTCGATTACGTCGATCGCCTTGTCAGGAAGAAACTTATCGGTAATATAACGGTCGGAAAGCTTCACCGCCGCCTCTACCGACTCGTCGCTGATCTTCACCTTGTGGTGGTTCTCGTAGCGGGGCCGCAGGCCCTTCAGGATATCCATCGCCGTCTCTACCGTCGGCGGCTGGATGAGAACAGGCTGGAATCTCCGCTCGAGCGCGCCGTCTTTCTCGATATATTTGCGGTACTCGTCGGGCGTCGTCGCGCCGATGCACTGCAGCTCTCCCCGTGAAAGGGCGGGCTTCAGCATGTTCGACGCATCGACCGACCCCTCGGCAGCGCCGGCGCCGATGAGCGTATGGAACTCGTCGATGAAGAGGATGATGTTCTCGGACTGGAGTATCTCCCTCATCACCGCCTTGAGCCGCTCCTCGAACTGTCCGCGGTACTTGGTTCCCGCAATGAGTGCGCCCAGGTCGAGCGAGATGATCCTCTTGCCGATAAGGATATCGGGAACATCGCCCATGATGATCTTCTGTGCCAACCCTTCAACGATGGCGGTCTTTCCGACTCCCGGCTCGCCGATGATGGCGGGATTGTTCTTGATCCTCCTGCCGAGTATCTGGAGTACGCGCTCTATCTCGTCCTCTCTGCCGATGACCGGATCGAGCTTGCCTTCGGCGGCGAGCATGGTGAGATCCCTGCCGAACTCATCGAGGGCAGGGGTGTTGGTCTTCCTCCGCTCCTTCTGGCTCGCCTGCTGGAACTGGGGCTTCACCGCGAGGTTGATCGTCAACTGCCGGGCGGCGAGCAGGTTGGCGCCCAGGTTCCTGATGATCTTTCCGGCGATCCCCTCGTCTTCTCTGATAATGCCGAGGAGAAGGTGCTCGCTTCCTATGTAATTATGGCCGAGGAGTCTCGCCTCCTCGATCGCCAGCTCGAGCACCTTCTTGGCCCGCGGAGTGAACGGAATATCGCCGAAGGTCAAGAGGTTGCCGCCGATAGGGAGATTCTTCTCGATCTCGAACTTGATTTCGTCTATTGATAATCCCATCTTCTTGATGATCGTGATGGGAATGCTGTCTTCTTCTCTCAGAATCGCGAGAAGGAGATGCTCAGTCCCGAGATAATCATTGCTCCGCCGTTCCGCTTCCTCTTTGGCGTATATGATTATCTTCCGACCTCGTTCGGTAAACTTCTCAAACATCTTTTTTCTCCTCAAAAGCTTAGTCTTCTATGGAAATAGTACCTATTTTTCCGCTGTATTGTCAACCAAACCGGTTATTTCTCTTGTTTTCAATCTCGTATATTTTTTATGCTTAAAGGCATGTATGTCGATGTGGCGTTCCCTCTGAAACTACCTCCTCTCACGTATAAAGTATCGTCCGATGTTCCTGCAGACTTGAGGGGCCGCCTCGTGACCGCGCCGCTTATGGGCAAGCCCGCGCAGGGCGTGATTATCGGTCCCGCCGGCGAGCCGGATTTTCCCGGGCACAAGGAGATCAAGGAGATCGGGCAGATTTCGCAGCGGGTCGTCTCCGAGCAGATGATCGCCTTTCTGAAGTGGCTCTCCGGGTACTACCTCATGCCCCTCGGCACGGCGTTGAAGAGCAGCTTCTTCGAGGAGTCGGTCGCTGCTCTCGATGAGACGAAGAACAGCCGGAGGAGGATCAGGGCCTCGTCTCGGGAGCTTGCCGCGAGCGCCCCTCCTGCTGCTGCGCCGCACCACATCCCCCTGAGATATAACGAGTATAGAGAACTGGTGCTCAGCTCCCTGTCGGAGAGCCGCTACAAGGCCTTTCTCTTCCATGCGCCCTCCCTTTTCGACGAATACCGCTTCCTAGGCGATCTGATCGACGGCATGAAGGGCGGTCATCGCGGCATGATCGTCCTCGTTCCCGAGATAGGCCTCATTCCCCGCATCGAGGCGACCCTGAGGCCGCTCGGGGGAGAGCGGCTCTGCGTTCTCCACAGCAAGTTGAGCCCGGGGAGGCGGCGCGCAGCCGTGCGGTCGATTCTTTCCGGCGAATCGGATATCGTACTCGGCACGCGCTCGGCCGTCTTCGCCCCTCTCGAGACCGTCTCGTTCATCGCTGTCCTCGATGAACATAATACCGCGTATAAGGCGGAGGAGGGATTGCGCTACCAGGGAAGGGATGTCGCCGTTATGAGGGGGCTCATGGAGCGGAGCACCGTGCTGCTCTCGTCGCTCTGCCCCTCGGTCGAGTCGATGAACAATGCGCGCACCGGCAAATACCTGCTGCTCGGCAGCGGAACGCGGACCAGGGCTGCAGGAGAGGAGAGAGAGCGCTCGCCGGAACGCACGCCATTCGCCCGGCCACGCATACGTATCATCACCATGCGGCCGGGGGGGGCGGAACGCGCCATACTCTCCCGCGAAACGCTCCGGGAGGCGAAGCGGTGCATCGCCGCGGGCGGGCGCATGCTTTTCCTCATCAACAGAAAGGGCTACTCCCTCCTCCGCTGCAGGGAGTGCGGCCATATCGCCTCGTGCAAGCGCTGCGCCGCCTCTCTCGTTGTGCACAAGCGCCGGAATATCCTCCACTGTCATCTCTGCGGTTCCCGCAGCCCCCTGCCGGATACGTGCGAACGCTGCGGCGCCGCTGCCCTCGAGCCATTCGGCGCAGGAACCGAACGGGTAAAGGAGGAGGTGGAGCGCCTCCTCGAGGCCGAGGCCCTGGTAATCGAGAGGGCAGAAGCAGGTGAGGTCACCGCCTCATCCCCCAGGCCCGAGCTCCTCGCGCTCGATGCAGGGACGATGCCCCTCGTCGTCGGCACCGCGTACGCAAAGCGTCTCGAATACTCGGGCGCTGCCGAAGAGTCCTTCGGCGCTGCCGCGTTCCTCACCATGGACTCCCTCTGGGCGCAGCCCGACTTCAGGGCGTACGAGCGGGCCTTCCAGGAGATCGTGCAGATAAGCCAGATGGTAAAGCCCGACGGCATTATTCTCATTCAAACCTCGATGCCCGGGAGCGGGGTGGTGAAGCTCTTCAAGACATACGATTTCGAGGGCCTGTATGCCCATGAGCTCTCGCAGCGGAAGCTGCTGGGGTATCCCCCCTTCTCGAAAATCGTGCTCATGAATATCATGACCAAAGGGGCGCCGGCGCAGTTGCAGGGCTCCCTGGACGAGAGCATCGCCGCGGCAGCGCTGCACGGGGTCGAGCTGCTCGGCCCGGTCGAGGTCCCTTGCACTGTCAAGGGCTATCGCCACTGCAGGCAGCTGCTCATGAGATCCCAGAGCAGGATATTCCTCCACCGTGCGGCAGCGGCGCTGCTCCGGAAGCTCCAGGCTGTAAAAGGAATAAAGGTGGCGGTCGACGTCGATCCGCTAAAGATATAGGGGGGGCGTCTTTCGGGCGAGGATTTCTCTGCTCGTTTCGATATCTCTCTTTATGTGTTCCTCCAGCTCCCGGGCGCCGGAGAACTTCCTTTCGTCCCGTATCCAGTCGATGAAGTGAAGCCGTATCGCTTCCCCTACCAGGTTCCTGTTGAAGTCGAAGAGATGCACCTCGCAGCTCATGCCGGTGTCGCCGAAGGTGGGATTGGCGCCGATGTTCGCGACGCCGTCGCAGACCCGGACCGGCGTACCGGCGCCTGCAGGCATGCAGTCTCCTGCCGCAGGTTCGGAGAGCGATACGCGCACCGCGTATACCCCCTCTTTCGGGATCAGCTCGTTCGGGGTGAGGAGGTTGGCGGTCGGGGTATGGAGCAGTGGTCCGCCCCTGCCCGCGCCTTTAATGACCGTGCCGTTGATGTGGTAAGCCCTGCCCAGCATCCGGGCCGTCTCGCACACCCGGCCGCGCAGCACCAGGCTCCGGATCCTGCTGCTGCTGACGACATCGCCGGTCACGGTCGCATAGCGCACGACCGAGACCTTGAATCCATACTTCTTTCCGCGGAGCCGGAGCATGGCGGTCGTCCCCTTCTTGCCTTTGCCGAACGAGTAGCTGTGGCCGACGATGACCCAGCATGCGCCGAGCTTCTCGACGAGAACGTCCCGTATGAAGGAGTCAGGCTCGGTACGGGCGAACTCGCGGTCGAAGCTGATGCAGATGAGGGCCTCGATACCGGTGCGGGCAATGAGCTCCCGCTTGTCCTCGAGGGTATTGATGAGCTTCAGCCCGCGCTCCGGCGCCAGCACGCGCACCGGGTGGGGGGTGAAGGTGATGGCGATGGGAGTGCCGCCGATCTCCCGGGCCTTCTCGACAACGCGCCTGAATATCTTCT contains:
- a CDS encoding TlpA disulfide reductase family protein — protein: MRKGIILLAILVTGIAGVLLLVTKEEPRQPVTAAKGLEAPPFELADLEGKTWRLADLKGKVVLLNFWATWCDTCKQENPSLQALMNAEKENDRFVFLTVLYKDTPANAKEYLKANGFTFPVLIDTNNVGRAYGLTGVPETFLIDKRGIIQEKVIGPMEWNTPEVRAVLAKLANE
- a CDS encoding ATP-dependent Clp protease ATP-binding subunit gives rise to the protein MFEKFTERGRKIIIYAKEEAERRSNDYLGTEHLLLAILREEDSIPITIIKKMGLSIDEIKFEIEKNLPIGGNLLTFGDIPFTPRAKKVLELAIEEARLLGHNYIGSEHLLLGIIREDEGIAGKIIRNLGANLLAARQLTINLAVKPQFQQASQKERRKTNTPALDEFGRDLTMLAAEGKLDPVIGREDEIERVLQILGRRIKNNPAIIGEPGVGKTAIVEGLAQKIIMGDVPDILIGKRIISLDLGALIAGTKYRGQFEERLKAVMREILQSENIILFIDEFHTLIGAGAAEGSVDASNMLKPALSRGELQCIGATTPDEYRKYIEKDGALERRFQPVLIQPPTVETAMDILKGLRPRYENHHKVKISDESVEAAVKLSDRYITDKFLPDKAIDVIDETGSRLKLKRSTMPQELRDMETELIQLSKEKSLYVRLHDIEKAQTIRAQEDKLRKTYELQYKKWKDTLTKEVPVVSEEDVTYTVSKMTGIPLYKLEETESEKLLQMETLLHQRIIGQDEGIRAVARAIRRSRSGLKAKNRPIGSFFFLGPTGVGKTELAKALAGFMFNDENALVKVDMSEYMERFNVSRLTGAPPGYVGYEEGGQLTEKVRKRPYSVILFDEIEKAHQDVFNMLLQILDEGVLTDSYGRKVDFRNTIIIMTSNLGARIIEKATPLGFFRSASQSEDVYGKIKDNVLSELKKTFNPEFLNRVDETVVFHPLEKEHLLSVVDLLLIETNKKLSEHALTVEVTPEAKEWLLEKYYQPAYGARPMRRAIYREIEDPLSEELIKGRFKDTHVVRVVLEDNKLQFKGVEDTMLVTVN
- the priA gene encoding primosomal protein N'; translated protein: MLKGMYVDVAFPLKLPPLTYKVSSDVPADLRGRLVTAPLMGKPAQGVIIGPAGEPDFPGHKEIKEIGQISQRVVSEQMIAFLKWLSGYYLMPLGTALKSSFFEESVAALDETKNSRRRIRASSRELAASAPPAAAPHHIPLRYNEYRELVLSSLSESRYKAFLFHAPSLFDEYRFLGDLIDGMKGGHRGMIVLVPEIGLIPRIEATLRPLGGERLCVLHSKLSPGRRRAAVRSILSGESDIVLGTRSAVFAPLETVSFIAVLDEHNTAYKAEEGLRYQGRDVAVMRGLMERSTVLLSSLCPSVESMNNARTGKYLLLGSGTRTRAAGEERERSPERTPFARPRIRIITMRPGGAERAILSRETLREAKRCIAAGGRMLFLINRKGYSLLRCRECGHIASCKRCAASLVVHKRRNILHCHLCGSRSPLPDTCERCGAAALEPFGAGTERVKEEVERLLEAEALVIERAEAGEVTASSPRPELLALDAGTMPLVVGTAYAKRLEYSGAAEESFGAAAFLTMDSLWAQPDFRAYERAFQEIVQISQMVKPDGIILIQTSMPGSGVVKLFKTYDFEGLYAHELSQRKLLGYPPFSKIVLMNIMTKGAPAQLQGSLDESIAAAALHGVELLGPVEVPCTVKGYRHCRQLLMRSQSRIFLHRAAAALLRKLQAVKGIKVAVDVDPLKI
- a CDS encoding bifunctional riboflavin kinase/FAD synthetase, whose amino-acid sequence is MEIIKTLDQTLSFPNPVVTIGNFDGVHRGHQKIFRRVVEKAREIGGTPIAITFTPHPVRVLAPERGLKLINTLEDKRELIARTGIEALICISFDREFARTEPDSFIRDVLVEKLGACWVIVGHSYSFGKGKKGTTAMLRLRGKKYGFKVSVVRYATVTGDVVSSSRIRSLVLRGRVCETARMLGRAYHINGTVIKGAGRGGPLLHTPTANLLTPNELIPKEGVYAVRVSLSEPAAGDCMPAGAGTPVRVCDGVANIGANPTFGDTGMSCEVHLFDFNRNLVGEAIRLHFIDWIRDERKFSGARELEEHIKRDIETSREILARKTPPLYL